In Nitrospirae bacterium CG2_30_53_67, the genomic window GAGACCGGCGGGGTGGTCCACTACAAAGGCCCTCGCTATTTTCTTGCCAACGGGCATGTCATGGGATCAGACGGGGTGACGCAGTACGCCACGGGCAAGAAAGGGATGCAGGGGAATGAAGGGACCTTCAAAGATGCCGAAGACGGGCAGCTCTCCGGGAATCCGATCGCCCAGGGCTCCGTGGATTCGGTCATTTCCTTGAGCCTTCCGCTAAAGGAACTGGGGACTGGAAAGGGATATTATTGGATCACTGCTGGCAAGACCTTGAATGACGTTCGGCGTTTGAATGCACTGGTCAAAGGAAAAGGCGCCGAGGTCCTGATTCGGCGGACCGCGGACTATTGGAGAATCTGGCTGCGCAAGGAGACGCCTCCCATGGAGCAGTTCCCGGACAAGGTGCGGGAACTTTACCAGCGCAGCCTCCTGGTCATGGCGACACAGATCGACTCCGAGGGGGGGATCCTCGCGGCCAATGACTCGGACATCACCCAATTCGGGCGGGACACCTACTCCTATATATGGCCGCGGGACGGGGCGCTTATCGCCAACACCCTGGATCTCGCCGGCTATCCTGTGCCGGCACAGAGTTTTTACGAATTTATCGTCCGGGTCATCGGGCATGGGGGATTTCTTCTGCATAAATACAATCCCGACGGCACTCCGGCCTCATCTTGGCATCCCTGGATCGTCAACGGGCAGCGCCAGCTCCCCATTCAGGAAGATGAGACGGCCCTGGTCATCTGGGCTCTCTGGCACCATTTTGTTCTCTACCGGGATATTGAGTTCATCAAGCCTCTGTACAAACCCCTGATCAAAAACGCGGCGGATTTCATGTCTCAGTACAGAGATGAGAAAACGGGCTTGCCCGCACCCTCCTATGATCTATGGGAGGAACGGCGCGGGATATTGAGTTTCACCACCGGCGCTGTTTTCGGAGGTCTGACTGCGGCCTCGCTCTTTTGCACGGTCTTCGGTGAGACAGAGAAGGCCGAGAAATACCGGAAGGCCGCTGCAGAGATCCGGGATGCGGCGTCCATGTACCTCTGGCGAAGCGACTTGAACCGCTTCTGCCGGATGGTCTACCGGAACGGCAACGGCGATCTCGAAGTGGATGGAACGCTGGACGCGAGCCTCTGGGGCCTCTTCGCCTTTGGACTCTATTCGGCCCGGGATTCCAGGATCACCTCCACGATGACGGCGTTGAGGGAAAAGCTGTGGGTGAAGACGGATGTCGGAGGCATGGCACGCTATGAGGGAGATGATTACCACCGCGTGAGCAAGGATCTGCCGGGCAACCCGTGGTTTATCTGCACGCTTTGGTTTGCGGATTACCTGACAGAGACGGCCCAAAATGAAGACGAGATGAAGGCCGCTATCGAGATCATCAACTGGGTCTCCGAACATGCCCTCCCTTCCGGTGTGCTGGCGGAACAGGTCCACCCCTATACAGGCAAACCCGTTTCAGTTTCACCGCTCACCTGGAGCCATGCCACCTTTGTCACTTCGATTCAGCGCGTGATGCGGCATCTGGCAAGGATGAAATCCTGTCCGGAATGCGGCATGCCGATGATGAGCTTCCTTCGAAGGGAAGACTGGCTGGAGAAATTATATGCCGAAGCGTGCGATTCGATCCACGGGATTTGTGAAGTGTAGCCATAGGCAGTCTGACAGAGGCGCTTGAATTATTAAGGAGGAAGGTTATGAGCAACAGTGTCTACAAGGTGGTCGAACTGGTCGGCACAAGCGACGTGTCCTGGGAAGATGCCGCGAAGAATGTCGTAGAGGTAGCGGGCAAAAGCCTCAAGAATCTGAGGATCGCTGAAATCGGAAAGCTGGACATGAAGGTCGAGGACGGCAAGGTAGTCGCCTATCGGGCCAGGGTGAGCCTCTCCTTCAAATATGAGACGGGCAAATAGCGGATCGCTTGCCGCTCAAAGGTGGAATCAGGCCGAGCGCGAACGGACCCGGCAGGTCCCGAAACAGCGATAGACGCGCCTAAAATAAACAGGACAGACGTTTCCCATCTGACTTCGGGTGAATAGTGATCAGTGAAACACTTGCACTTCATGGGATGATGATGTCTCTGTATAGTCCTATCTTGAGAAGAGTGGGAGGTTGACTTCATATGAAGCGACGGATCGCGGCTATGTTTCTTGAGATGGTTCTATGCCCGTCACTGACGCCAGCAGATGAGACAACCACAGTTTCCGAGGCGCTTTTTCAAAAACTACGAGCCGGCGGCATCGAGGGCGCACGCACAGGATATCTTCGGTCACTGGATACGGTCTTCGAATTGTTTTTTCTTCATCACCATGTAATAGAGGAGCGGGATCACGATCAGGGTCAGCGCGGTGGAGACGAAGATCCCGAAGATGAGCGAGATGGCGAGCCCCTGGAAGATGGGATCCAGCAGGATGACGAGGGCGCCGACGATCAGGGCCGCGGCCGTAAGCACGATAGGCCGGAAGCGGACGGCCCCGGCTTCGAGCACGGCTTCGGTCAGTGTCCCGCCCTCTTTTTCCCGCATCCGGATAAAGTCCACAAGGAGGATCGAGTTTCTGACGATGATCCCGGCCAGGGCGATGAATCCGATCATGGAGGTGGCTGTGAAGAAGGACCCCGTGACCCAGTGGCCCGGGAGGATGCCGATCAGCGTGAGGGGGATGGGCGCCATGATGATGACCGGGATGAGAAAGGACCGGAACCATCCCACGATCAGGACGTAAATCAGCACCAGCACGGCGGCAAAGGCAATCCCCATGTCCCGGAAGACCTCATAAGTGATCTGCCATTCCCCGTCCCATTTCATGGCGTACCGGGTTTCACTTCCGGGTTCTTTGGCATAGTGCTGTCTGATCTCGTACCCCTCCGGGATCTTGATGGCTGAGATCTTCTCTCTCATATTGAGGATCCCGTAGATCGGGCTCTCCGCAGTTCCGGCCATGTCTCCGATGACATAGACGACCCGTTTCTGGTTTTTGTGGAAGATGGTCCTGTCCGAGACGGTCTCTTTCACGTGGACCAGTTCAGAGAGAGGAATAAGGGTCCCCTCCATATTTTGGATCTTGATGGCGCTCAGGTCTTCCACGCTGGAGCGGGCCTCTCTTGCGAGGCGCATCCGGATGGGGACCGGCTCCCGTTCAGAAGGAATATGCAGAAGCCCCGCATCCATACCGGCGAGGCTGAGCCGGAGGGTCTTTGTGATCTCCTCAGGGGATACCCCAAGGAGGGATGCCTTCTCCCGGTCGATGACGAACCTCTCCATGGGCTGAAGATCCTCTTCATACCAGTCCACGTCGACGACGTCCTCGGTATTGTCAAAGATGTCCCGGATCTGTCCGGCGATCCGTCTCTGGCCTTCAAGGTCCGGGCCGTAGACCTCGGCCACCAGGGTGGAGAGCACGGGCGGTCCGGGCGGAACCTCAGCGATCTTGACCCTCGCATTGTGCGCCCAGGCGATCTTCCGGATCGCAGGCCGGACGCGACTTGCGATCTCGTGCGACTGGGCCTTTCGTGCATGCTTCTCCACGAGGTTGACCTGGATGTCGGCGACGTTGGGGCCCCGGCGGAGGAAATAGTGCCGGACCAGCCCGTTGAAGTTGATGGGGGCATGGGTCCCGGAATAGATCTGGTAGTCGGTCACCTCGGGTACGGCGGCGAGGTAGTCGCCGATCTCCATGCAGAGGTTGGATGTGGCCTCGAGCGTGGTTCCTTCGGGCATGTCAACGATGACCTGGAACTCGCTCTTGTTGTCGAAGGGGAGCATCTTCACCCGAACGAAACGGGCATAGACCAGAAACATGGAGAGGAAGAGCATC contains:
- a CDS encoding transporter; translated protein: MSNSVYKVVELVGTSDVSWEDAAKNVVEVAGKSLKNLRIAEIGKLDMKVEDGKVVAYRARVSLSFKYETGK
- a CDS encoding glycoside hydrolase family 15, giving the protein ETGGVVHYKGPRYFLANGHVMGSDGVTQYATGKKGMQGNEGTFKDAEDGQLSGNPIAQGSVDSVISLSLPLKELGTGKGYYWITAGKTLNDVRRLNALVKGKGAEVLIRRTADYWRIWLRKETPPMEQFPDKVRELYQRSLLVMATQIDSEGGILAANDSDITQFGRDTYSYIWPRDGALIANTLDLAGYPVPAQSFYEFIVRVIGHGGFLLHKYNPDGTPASSWHPWIVNGQRQLPIQEDETALVIWALWHHFVLYRDIEFIKPLYKPLIKNAADFMSQYRDEKTGLPAPSYDLWEERRGILSFTTGAVFGGLTAASLFCTVFGETEKAEKYRKAAAEIRDAASMYLWRSDLNRFCRMVYRNGNGDLEVDGTLDASLWGLFAFGLYSARDSRITSTMTALREKLWVKTDVGGMARYEGDDYHRVSKDLPGNPWFICTLWFADYLTETAQNEDEMKAAIEIINWVSEHALPSGVLAEQVHPYTGKPVSVSPLTWSHATFVTSIQRVMRHLARMKSCPECGMPMMSFLRREDWLEKLYAEACDSIHGICEV